A region of the Phaenicophaeus curvirostris isolate KB17595 chromosome 25, BPBGC_Pcur_1.0, whole genome shotgun sequence genome:
AGGAatttgccccatccctggaggggttcaaggccaggttggatggggcttggagcccctgatccagtgggagggttggaactggatgtgctttgagcttccttccaacccaaaccattccacgattctatgaacGAGATCGCTGAGCTCTGTGCCGCTCTTGGGGCTTGAGAATCCGCTGTGACGCTCTCTGCTCTCTATCCTTCCAGGGCAGAAAGTAATTGTGAAAGAAGCCAGCGGGAAGGTGTTCCTGCGATGCGAAACAGCCAAACAGGATCCAGTCATATGGATGAAAGGTGGAGAAGTGGTGGCAAACGCGACGCAGCTGGATTTGGGTGCAGTTTATGATGATCCCAGAGGCGTCTATACGTGCAGattacaaaatggaaaaagcagcaCCCCCCTCCAGATCCACTATCGCAGTAAGTGTTGCGAAGCTGGCTCCTAGAGCCAGAACTACTTGGGGTTTTCACCCAAGCAGATTTTTGAGGGAACTACCAGTTGCCCAGAGTTTGAGGGTGGCTCCACCAGTGCGTGGAAGTCCTGACAGCTGCCGCGTCCTTGGGAAGAgccaagctgcacattcccctACACGTGGTGTCCCAATGAGAGCTCTACAGCCTCATTTAATGTCACAACCTGGTGCTGCCTCATTTCTCATGGCCCTGCTGGGGGTGCCCTGAGTGCTGGGGACACGTGGCAGCTTGTGCCACCACCTTGGGCTCAGGCTGAGCCTGGCAGCAAGGGCGGAGGTGGCCAAGACGCAGGGTTCTGGTCGCGGCTTTCAGTGTTTGTGTCCTCTGGGGCTTCCAGTGTGCCAGAACTGCATCGAAGTTGACGTCCCCACCATCTCTGGCATCGTGGTCGCCGATGTTGTCGCCACCGTCTTCCTGGCGGTCGCCGTGTATTGCATCACTGGCCAGGACAAGGGACGGCTGTCGCGAGGTGAGGGGGGagccctgctgcctgcccagggggtgggatgggatgggatgggatggggatggggattgggatgggaatgggatgggatgggaagggaagagaagtgcCTGGGCATCTTTAGGAGCTGCGTGGTACCAGGGGACTTCATGTCACTGCCCGCCAAGCCCTgtgtctgcaagctgcaggcagcagctggcatATAGCATGTGTAGGGTAGGAATCCATGTGAGAATTCCCTCTGCCTTTCCTGCCCCTGGCTTGGCTTCTCCTGAACTTGGAACCGCCCGTAATTAAGAGACAAAACCACATGGGAAAATCCTTTCCAGTGCATGCTTGGGGTGCTGTCTCCCATTTTATTAATATAGTacagtttaaaaatgtaaataaagggGTTAAAGCAGATCTTTAGCAATGGCAAAGCCATCTTTCTAACAGATCCAGGCAGAACTCAAGTTCCAGGGCtgaaatggggaaaaggggcagcagcaaagggcaaaTCACAAGAACCTCAAAGAGCAATAGCTTTGGGAAATGAAACTTGGTCAGTAAATGTACTTGTACGGCCCTTAGGGTGCAACAAACTCCAAGAAAAGTTTTTATCCCAGACCACGCTATAGGATCTTAGTACAAAGAGAGCCTAGGAAGCCTTTGGGAAGAGAAGGTCAGGGTGTGATGCTCTCTTGATCAAACCCTAGGAAAAGGACTTGATGCTCTCTTGGGTTTGGTAGGTCCTAGGCTTTATCTCTGCAGCCTCAATGCATTCATTTCAATTGCAGCAACCAAGCTATTTCAGAGCAGAGCACTGGTCCTGGGGCGTAGCCAAAGGGTCTCAATTCCAATCTGGGAAACACGAAAATCCCTGTTATGCCATCCGAGTCAGACTGCAAAGCCAATACTTACAGCTACGTGGGGGTTCAAATCTTAGCTGCACAAGGTTCACCAATACTTCATCCTAGGGACAGCAGCTGGTGGCACAGGGACATCTGAGGGTCTTTCCAAGAAGCCTCCTAGAGGCACGGGGTTGAAAACAGCCGGCTGCTGGGGTTTGTTTGCAAATGTTCGTCCCACTCCCCATGTCTCCCCTGGTCTTTGAccaccttctttcttcatttagcTTCTGACAGGCAGAACCTGATTGCCAACGAGCAGCTCTACCAGGTAAGCATGGgcacacacgtgtgtgtgtgtgagagagagagagagagagagcttCAGGACCTCTCTGTGATGTGGAGCTGCCCAGCTCCAGTGGGGTGCCATGAGGTGCTGAGCTGCGTTGGTGATTGCTCAGTGCTGGGTATTCACAGCCACCTCCCCCGAGGGACCCAGAGGATGGAGCGAGCTCAGCTCTTACTCTCCGGGGTTGTTCAGCTCGGTGTGCAGGGAAGGAGACCTTCCCAGGAGTTTGGCAAAGGGAGAGTTGGGCCACCTTCCCCTGCACCCTCCCTCCCAGGGCTGGGCAGGCACAGTTGTAGCTCATCTcgcctttttttctctcctagcCCCTCGGCGAGCGAGACAACGCACCGTACAGCCGGCTGGCGCCTACCAAGGCTCGCAAGTGATGTGGGAAGATGCTGGGGCCGATGACTCCATGTACCAGAAATGGTGTTACAGCAAAGCCACCACCATTGCCCAAGAACACTCTTGCCTTGCCCTGGCAGAAGACAGTAGAGGGTTTTGCCTCAAGAGCTCCTTGCAGCTCCTTGCCAGGCTGGGCTGCTTGGAGCACTCTGCTCTTTCCATCACCTCTTGCACTTGTGTATCACATTAAAGAGGAGCCTGTCCCATAGCCCCCCCTGCTCTGTTGGTTGTGTTGAAGCCTGGGGAGCCGAGCAGTCACTGGGGAAGGTGCACGCTGGGTGCGATATCCCTGGATCCCTGCAAAGCCGTATGGCTGCTGCCCCTTGCAGGAAGACGCTGCTCTCTGAGAGCTACCTCTCTGCGCTGCCATCCAAATGACATCCAAGTCCATTGCTGAAGCTGGAGATGATGGACCTTGTGAAAGGAGAGGGTAGCCATCCCTGATGGTAGCAGAGGTTTTGCGTCTTTATTCTCCGCTGCCAGCACGGGGacagcaggagcagctcccagcagggTCTGTGTCACCCTGCGAAGTGCCTGTGTGCCTCAGTGCCCTGGACAGAGCTGGGGGGTGGCAGGGGGGACGGCAGGATGAAGTTTCCTCTGCACACGCAGGGCTTGGCATCTAATTGCAGCCTCCAAACCGCAGGGGCTTGCCAGGTCCCCAGCAGCCTGCAAGCTGCATCAGTGCTCAGGGGGGTGAGGCAGGA
Encoded here:
- the CD3D gene encoding T-cell surface glycoprotein CD3 delta chain, giving the protein MTCICWGLPSFGGSLAAGGGKEPPPLRAMRRGRVLGAWALLTSLAVASWGVQGQKVIVKEASGKVFLRCETAKQDPVIWMKGGEVVANATQLDLGAVYDDPRGVYTCRLQNGKSSTPLQIHYRMCQNCIEVDVPTISGIVVADVVATVFLAVAVYCITGQDKGRLSRASDRQNLIANEQLYQPLGERDNAPYSRLAPTKARK